From the Hylaeus volcanicus isolate JK05 chromosome 4, UHH_iyHylVolc1.0_haploid, whole genome shotgun sequence genome, one window contains:
- the LOC128875283 gene encoding sodium- and chloride-dependent glycine transporter 1-like, with protein sequence MTDKEKKPSKARRVSLGVGGAMVELPLDPERGSWANPIEFVLSCIGYAVGIGNVWRFPYLVYRNGGGAFLLPFILMLITMGLPIFFLELAIGQYTGLGPNETFTRMAPAFQGLGYCTLVVITLVMIYYMVIVAWSLFYICVSFIPKLSWAYCDNDFNTNNCYSGLQQIECQENDSQSMFYNKTCMSIDEVCKSLGYNDGGNVTDCFRGNEATPLRHLYKRVLSSEEYFSDYVLGLRGATWENFGGIRWELLGCLTLAWIICFLCLMRGVQSIGKVVYFTALFPYVMLTALLIRGVTLDGAGEGSLWFITPDWSTLGEASVWADAASQVFYSLGIGCGSLITLSSYSSFTNNCHRDAIFVTVTNLLTSIFAGFVIFSIMGFLAHEMQMPINEVVQSGAGLAFIAYPEAVVRMPLSNVWAVLFFFMLFILGLGSQFAGVQAINTAILDLRPDLRKHESYVVLGICVTCWLLAIPMVFDGGIYLFTLMDWNTASWAILLIGVAEVGVASWCYGCNKFLRNIAEMQMRFGCLLHNYWWFSWVVLAPITCLGVFVYQIYTYELAYYGTYIFPDWANAIGILIGLSTLAPMPFFFIRRLWKGPRDWSLFRPKKSWGPAGQQSTGNDTPSTASIKMVASGDQPNSVDVL encoded by the exons ATGACGGACAAGGAGAAAAAGCCGTCCAAG GCGAGAAGGGTCTCTCTCGGAGTCGGTGGTGCCATGGTGGAGCTGCCGCTGGATCCTGAACGGGGTAGCTGGGCCAACCCCATCGAGTTTGTTCTATCCTGCATCGGGTATGCCGTTGGCATTGGCAATGTTTGGCGTTTCCCTTACCTTGTGTATCGTAACGGTGGTG GCGCCTTCTTACTACCGTTTATTCTAATGTTAATTACGATGGGACTGCCAATATTTTTTCTGGAACTCGCGATCGGCCAATACACCGGCCTCGGTCCAAATGAAACGTTCACACGGATGGCACCGGCGTTTCAGGGCCTCGGTTACTGTACCCTCGTCGTCATTACGCTGGTGATGATCTACTATATGGTAATCGTCGCGTGGAGCCTCTTCTACATATGCGTCTCGTTTATACCGAAACTCAGCTGGGCCTACTGCGACAACGACTTCAACACGAATA ATTGTTACAGTGGGCTGCAACAAATAGAATGCCAGGAGAACGACTCGCAGAGTATGTTTTACAACAAAACCTGCATGTCCATCGACGAGGTTTGCAAGAGCCTCGGCTACAACGATGGTGGCAACGTCACCGACTGCTTCCGGGGCAACGAAGCGACACCACTCCGACATCTTTATAAGCGGGTGTTGTCCTCGGAGGAGTACTTCAG CGACTACGTTCTGGGCTTGCGCGGAGCCACGTGGGAAAATTTCGGAGGCATAAGATGGGAATTGCTAGGATGTCTCACCCTCGCATGGATAATCTGCTTCCTGTGCCTGATGCGCGGTGTCCAGTCCATCGGGAAGGTCGTCTACTTCACCGCTCTTTTCCCTTACGTCATGCTCACGGCGTTGCTGATACGAG GTGTCACGCTAGATGGTGCTGGTGAAGGTTCCCTTTGGTTTATCACTCCCGATTGGTCAACGCTGGGCGAAGCTAGCGTCTGGGCGGATGCTGCTTCTCAAGTATTCTATTCCCTTGGAATCGGTTGTGGATCTCTAATCACACTCTCCAGTTACAGCAGCTTTACCAACAACTGTCACAG GGATGCGATCTTCGTGACAGTGACGAATTTGCTCACCTCCATTTTCGCTGGTTTCGTGATATTCTCCATCATGGGGTTCCTCGCCCATGAGATGCAGATGCCTATCAACGAGGTGGTGCAAAGTGGCGCAGGATTGGCGTTCATCGCTTACCCAGAAGCCGTCGTGCGGATGCCTCTGTCAAACGTCTGGGCCGTTCTGTTCTTCTTTATGCTGTTCATCCTTGGCCTTGGTAGCCAA TTCGCAGGCGTGCAGGCGATAAACACCGCCATATTGGACCTGCGACCAGATTTGCGAAAACACGAGAGCTACGTGGTGCTCGGGATATGCGTCACTTGCTGGCTCCTCGCTATACCGATGGTGTTCGACGGCGGTATTTACCTGTTCACCCTGATGGACTGGAACACCGCTTCTTGGGCGATACTATTGATCGGCGTCGCCGAGGTCGGCGTGGCGAGCTGGTGTTACGGCTGCAACAAATTCCTGCGTAACATTGCCGAAATGCAAATGAGGTTCGGCTGTTTGCTCCACAACTATTGGTGGTTCAGCTGGGTCGTGCTCGCGCCTATCACTTGTCTG GGGGTGTTCGTGTATCAAATATATACGTACGAGTTGGCTTATTATGGCACGTACATATTCCCTGACTGGGCGAACGCGATCGGAATACTGATCGGGCTGTCGACCCTCGCACCGATGCCGTTCTTTTTCATCCGACGGCTGTGGAAAGGACCG AGGGATTGGAGTTTATTTCGACCCAAGAAGTCGTGGGGACCGGCAGGCCAGCAAAGTACAGGTAACGACACCCCGTCCACGGCGTCCATCAAGATGGTGGCGTCTGGGGACCAACCGAACTCAGTCGacgttttataa